The Coffea arabica cultivar ET-39 chromosome 9e, Coffea Arabica ET-39 HiFi, whole genome shotgun sequence genome has a window encoding:
- the LOC140014807 gene encoding uncharacterized protein produces MVQRYEEWQTVVRRKMAKRRVRLLLLPTKFRSIRQCKFLCSLPSARPLHNETAAVAAPAANEAAHATDENLQQHLRKLRILLQQNRTETAKRLLSTLIRSNSASQLYTLYSLSSPPPTKPIFSSFLLSFYAELKLPDEATEVYDFIKRDGNFPSLYAFNLFLESLVSSRQYNKTLEVFLDAVNSGIRVDKFSCGKAIQSAVKLGDLEGAVEQMRRMRKCGIKPNGFVYNVVIGGLSKEGRVADARTLFDEMVDRRVLPNRVTYNTLIDGYCKAGDLEEAFNVRERMKNDNVEANVVTYNTLLGGLCRAARMEEAGRVLEEMKVHGFVPDAFTYSILFDGHLRSGNADASLALYEDADRRGVQLNECAYGVLVNGLCKEGKMDKAEELMKHLMENGVVPTKVMFNAMVDGYCREGNKEKVLLTIGEMENFGLRPDCITFNTVINMFCRASEIDNANEWIKKMTEKGISPNLETYNTLIQGYGRNCQFERCFQILEEMKDNQINPNVVTCGSLVNSLCKDGRHLEAEVILRDMICRGVLPNAQIYNVLIDEHCRRGNIKDAFSLLDEMLKSELPPTLVTYNTLISGLCKRGRVTEAEELALKIISIGLHPDVITYNSLISGYSKAGNTWKCFELYEKMKASGVKPTLSTYHPLIAQCKAEKQGQMLLEKIVQEMSDINLIPDRVLYNELLHCYVNHGKVQKAFSLQSEMVERGIPPDRMTFNVLILGSFKECEVEKAKDLFDGMRAGGLIPNADTYNTLIAGHCKLKDFVGAYIWYRAMLECGLYPTNTVCIELLAGLREEGKLEEIRIICSEMSVKGLNEWSMSEDFPAATEV; encoded by the coding sequence atggTACAACGTTACGAGGAATGGCAAACCGTTGTCCGGAGGAAAATGGCAAAACGTCGGGtccgtcttcttcttcttcccaccAAATTCCGTTCTATCCGGCAATGCAAATTCCTCTGTTCCCTCCCTTCCGCCCGGCCTCTCCACAATGAAACTGCCGCCGTCGCGGCCCCTGCTGCGAATGAAGCTGCCCACGCAACCGACGAAAATCTCCAGCAACACCTTCGAAAGCTTCGAATATTACTGCAACAGAATCGCACCGAAACTGCGAAGAGACTCCTCAGCACTCTCATTCGCTCCAATTCAGCTTCTCAACTCTACACCCTCTATTCCCTATCCTCGCCTCCTCCTACAAAACCCATCTTTTCTAGCTTTCTTTTATCGTTTTATGCCGAGTTAAAGCTCCCCGACGAGGCCACTGAGGTCTATGATTTTATCAAAAGAGACGGCAACTTTCCTTCTCTTTACGCTTTTAACCTGTTTCTTGAATCATTGGTTAGTTCTAGGCAGTATAATAAGACCCTGGAAGTGTTTTTAGATGCTGTAAATTCCGGTATTCGAGTTGATAAGTTTAGCTGTGGTAAGGCCATACAATCGGCTGTGAAGTTGGGGGATTTGGAGGGAGCTGTGGAGCAAATGCGGCGCATGAGAAAATGTGGAATAAAGCCTAATGGGTTTGTTTATAATGTTGTGATCGGGGGTTTGAGTAAAGAAGGGAGAGTGGCGGATGCGCGGACACTGTTTGACGAAATGGTTGATAGAAGAGTGTTGCCGAATAGGGTGACTTACAATACTCTCATTGATGGATATTGTAAAGCAGGGGACTTGGAGGAGGCGTTTAATGTGAGGGAGAGGATGAAAAATGATAACGTGGAGGCTAATGTTGTCACATATAATACGTTGCTTGGTGGGCTTTGTAGGGCGGCAAGGATGGAGGAGGCAGGAAGAGTATTAGAGGAAATGAAGGTTCATGGGTTTGTTCCAGATGCATTCACGTATAGCATACTGTTTGATGGGCATTTGAGGTCTGGAAATGCAGATGCTTCATTGGCTTTGTATGAAGATGCTGATCGTAGAGGGGTGCAGTTGAATGAGTGTGCTTATGGCGTTTTGGTTAATGGATTGTGTAAGGAAGGGAAAATGGATAAGGCCGAGGAATTAATGAAGCATTTGATGGAAAATGGGGTTGTTCCCACGAAGGTAATGTTTAATGCTATGGTTGATGGGTACTGCAGAGAAGGCAACAAAGAAAAGGTGCTTTTAACAATTGgagaaatggaaaattttgggTTGAGGCCTGATTGCATCACATTTAATACAGTGATCAACATGTTTTGCAGAGCATCCGAGATAGataatgcaaatgaatggattaAGAAGATGACTGAGAAGGGAATTAGCCCCAATCTAGAGACATATAACACCCTGATTCAGGGCTATGGGCGAAATTGTCAGTTTGAGAGGTGTTTTCAGATTCTTGAGGAAATGAaagacaatcaaataaatcccAACGTTGTTACTTGTGGTTCTTTAGTAAACTCCTTATGCAAGGATGGTAGGCATCTGGAAGCTGAAGTGATACTCAGGGATATGATATGTAGAGGGGTTCTGCCAAATGCTCAAATTTACAATGTACTCATAGATGAGCATTGTAGAAGAGGAAACATAAAAGATGCATTTAGTTTACTCGATGAAATGTTGAAAAGTGAACTCCCTCCAACTCTAGTGACATACAACACACTCATTAGCGGGCTCTGCAAAAGAGGGAGGGTTACAGAAGCTGAAGAGTTGGCTTTGAAAATCATAAGCATCGGTCTGCATCCTGATGTCATCACATATAATTCCTTAATATCAGGATATTCCAAGGCAGGGAACACCTGGAAGTGTTTTGAGTTATATGAAAAGATGAAAGCATCAGGTGTTAAACCTACCTTGAGCACATATCATCCTCTAATTGCACAATGTAAAGCAGAAAAACAGGGACAGATGCTACTGGAGAAAATTGTTCAAGAAATGTCTGACATAAACCTGATTCCTGATCGAGTCCTATACAATGAGCTTCTTCATTGTTATGTAAATCATGGAAAAGTCCAAAAAGCATTTTCTCTGCAGAGTGAAATGGTAGAAAGAGGGATTCCTCCTGATAGGATGACCTTCAATGTCTTGATATTGGGTAGTTTCAAGGAGTGCGAGGTTGAAAAGGCCAAGGATCTTTTTGATGGCATGAGGGCTGGAGGATTGATTCCTAATGCTGATACATATAACACACTCATTGCAGGACACTGCAAACTAAAGGATTTTGTTGGAGCATATATCTGGTACAGGGCAATGCTTGAATGTGGTCTTTACCCAACTAACACTGTTTGTATTGAGCTTCTCGCAGGCCTCAGAgaggaaggaaaattggaagaGATCCGGATAATTTGCTCTGAGATGAGTGTTAAAGGATTGAATGAGTGGAGCATGAGTGAGGACTTTCCTGCTGCTACTGAAGTGTAA